Proteins found in one Salvia splendens isolate huo1 chromosome 10, SspV2, whole genome shotgun sequence genomic segment:
- the LOC121752929 gene encoding ADP-ribosylation factor 1 gives MGIVFTRLFSSLFGNKEARILVLGLDNAGKTTILYRLQMGEVVSTIPTIGFNVETVQYNNIKFQVWDLGGQTSIRPYWRCYFPNTQAIIYVVDSSDTDRLVIAKEEFHAILEEEELKGAVVLLFANKQDLPGALDDAAITEALELHKIKNRQWSIFKTSAIKGEGLFEGLDWLSNTLKSGGG, from the exons ATGGGAATAGTATTTACGCGGCTGTTTTCGTCGCTGTTTGGGAACAAGGAAGCTCGGATCCTGGTTCTTGGCCTTGACAATGCCGGAAAAACCACGATTCTTT ATCGACTCCAGATGGGTGAAGTGGTATCTACAATTCCCA CAATTGGGTTCAATGTGGAAACAGTGCAGTATAACAATATAAAGTTTCAAGTTTGGGATCTAG GCGGCCAGACAAGTATCAG GCCATACTGGAGATGCTACTTCCCCAACACTCAAGCTATAATATATGTTGTTGATTCAAGTGATACAGATAGGCTGGTGATTGCCAAAGAAGAATTCCATGCAATACTAGAG GAGGAAGAGCTTAAAGGTGCTGTCGTCCTCTTATTTGCAAATAAACAG GATCTTCCTGGGGCACTTGATGATGCTGCAATTACTGAAGCCTTGGAACTGCACAAGATTAAGAACCGGCAATGGTCTATTTTCAAAACCTCTGCTATAAAAGGAGAAGGCCTTTTTGAGGGCTTGGACTG GCTGAGTAATACACTTAAATCTGGAGGTGGCTAA